A part of Paenibacillus sp. sptzw28 genomic DNA contains:
- a CDS encoding genetic competence negative regulator — translation MKIERLNQDKIRIFLTFDDLLERGIQKEDMWREIPKVHELFSEMMDQAYNELGFDASGPLAVEVFALPAQGMVVIVTRGKVNGKPEDRVMEEEENDDDVYELEVTLEQSDIVMYSFRDIEDVISVCKQLNAADLTQDGRLYSYNGKYMLVFESEGVELTRYHAIIALLAEYGEATSVTAAVLEEYGKIIMPAKAVAEICTHF, via the coding sequence ATGAAAATCGAACGACTCAATCAAGACAAAATACGCATTTTTCTGACGTTCGACGACCTGCTGGAGCGTGGGATCCAGAAGGAAGACATGTGGCGCGAAATTCCGAAGGTGCATGAGCTTTTCAGCGAGATGATGGATCAGGCCTATAACGAGCTAGGGTTTGATGCGAGCGGACCGCTTGCCGTCGAAGTGTTTGCGCTTCCGGCTCAAGGAATGGTCGTCATTGTCACGCGAGGCAAAGTGAACGGTAAACCCGAAGATAGAGTGATGGAAGAAGAAGAGAACGATGACGATGTCTACGAGCTGGAAGTAACGCTTGAGCAAAGCGATATAGTCATGTATTCGTTCCGGGATATCGAAGACGTTATTTCCGTCTGTAAGCAGCTGAATGCCGCTGACTTAACCCAAGACGGCCGTCTGTACAGCTATAACGGCAAATATATGCTGGTCTTCGAATCGGAGGGAGTCGAGCTGACGCGCTACCATGCAATCATAGCGCTGTTAGCCGAATACGGTGAAGCTACGTCCGTCACCGCCGCGGTTCTTGAAGAATATGGCAAAATAATTATGCCCGCCAAAGCGGTTGCGGAAATCTGCACTCATTTCTAA
- a CDS encoding polysaccharide deacetylase family protein, whose protein sequence is MAVQMTIRMVVSLTMALLLVTGCSAGSGNVGSSQPASAPKQAPDKEKAAAPAGKTTAGQSKSTGEQASKPDEKVTAPGGNHAPMSPVKEKLYRMNQSYRFVPISKETTDKVVLLTFDDGPKEDEMISSLLDTLDKHKAKAIFFVNGYRVKQHPELLKKIAGRGQTIGNHSWDHIDLRKISPDELEKQIADVQKIVKEITGTTPEFFRPPFGLGGDKVRKVANAHGMLFTTWSDGSLDWDKSTKDKPDLVVKNVLDQLHPGANILMHELPWTVKALDHLLTKLEEKGYGFIDPETIDLGLPPRNVK, encoded by the coding sequence ATGGCGGTTCAAATGACAATACGAATGGTGGTCTCGCTAACTATGGCGCTGCTGCTTGTTACCGGCTGCTCAGCCGGATCTGGCAATGTGGGAAGCAGTCAACCGGCCAGCGCGCCGAAACAGGCGCCGGACAAGGAGAAAGCGGCAGCACCGGCCGGAAAGACCACAGCCGGCCAAAGCAAGTCAACCGGAGAACAAGCAAGCAAGCCTGACGAGAAAGTGACAGCCCCTGGAGGTAACCATGCCCCTATGAGCCCTGTGAAAGAAAAACTTTATAGAATGAACCAGTCTTACCGGTTTGTCCCCATATCCAAGGAAACGACGGATAAGGTCGTACTGTTAACATTCGATGACGGGCCAAAAGAAGATGAGATGATAAGCAGTCTGCTCGACACGCTTGATAAACATAAAGCAAAGGCTATATTTTTCGTTAACGGCTACCGCGTGAAGCAGCATCCCGAGCTGCTGAAGAAAATAGCCGGCCGCGGGCAGACGATAGGCAATCATTCTTGGGATCATATCGATTTGAGAAAAATATCCCCGGATGAACTGGAGAAACAAATCGCGGATGTGCAAAAGATTGTCAAGGAAATAACGGGAACCACACCGGAGTTTTTCCGTCCGCCCTTCGGACTTGGGGGCGATAAGGTCAGGAAAGTGGCCAACGCCCACGGTATGCTGTTTACAACCTGGTCCGACGGCTCGCTCGATTGGGATAAAAGCACGAAGGATAAACCGGATCTCGTGGTCAAAAATGTTCTGGATCAGCTCCACCCCGGTGCAAATATTCTAATGCATGAGCTTCCCTGGACGGTAAAAGCATTGGATCACCTGTTAACGAAGCTGGAAGAGAAGGGCTACGGCTTTATCGACCCGGAGACGATTGATCTTGGTCTGCCACCCCGGAATGTAAAGTAA
- a CDS encoding metallophosphoesterase, producing MIVWMLILSAAAAAAVAYMAKESYTYRLDGQTVALPRLPVSFEGTRILFISDIHRRAIPEDIISRCKAAGGADLVLIGGDLREKGVPLERSRNNIRKLASIAPIYMIYGNHDHDEDLRPFEVMLQEERVRLLVNESVVLEQKDGSRIRLAGVDDPRTGRDRLPLALSEPEDGDSLFTLLLAHDPLIAARMKPDTPVDLILCGHTHGGQIVLPVFGPVFRTKSLRHYSRGWFKLTKRTSPGSVSPLLFVSCGFGTSKMPLRLLAPAEFHLFTLHSGVADQDQSSPGR from the coding sequence ATGATAGTTTGGATGCTGATATTGTCAGCCGCCGCAGCGGCAGCCGTCGCTTATATGGCAAAGGAATCATACACATACCGTCTTGATGGGCAGACGGTGGCGCTGCCAAGGCTGCCTGTTTCATTTGAAGGTACGCGAATTCTATTTATTTCCGATATCCATCGAAGGGCAATTCCGGAAGATATCATATCCCGCTGCAAAGCAGCCGGCGGAGCGGATCTTGTGCTGATAGGCGGCGATCTGAGGGAGAAGGGCGTACCTCTGGAGCGTTCCCGGAACAATATCCGGAAGCTGGCTTCGATCGCGCCGATTTATATGATTTACGGCAATCACGATCATGATGAGGATCTCCGCCCATTTGAAGTTATGCTGCAAGAGGAGAGAGTTCGTCTGCTGGTCAACGAATCGGTGGTATTGGAGCAGAAGGACGGAAGCCGGATCCGTCTGGCAGGAGTCGATGATCCGCGCACCGGCCGCGACCGGCTGCCTCTTGCCCTAAGCGAACCGGAAGACGGCGATTCCTTGTTCACTCTTCTTCTCGCCCACGATCCGTTAATTGCCGCAAGAATGAAGCCGGATACTCCTGTAGACCTCATTCTTTGCGGGCATACTCACGGAGGACAAATTGTCCTTCCGGTTTTCGGGCCGGTATTTCGGACGAAATCGCTCAGACATTACTCGCGGGGCTGGTTTAAGCTTACGAAACGAACCTCGCCAGGATCCGTTTCTCCTTTATTATTCGTCAGCTGTGGCTTCGGAACTTCAAAAATGCCGCTCAGGCTGCTCGCGCCGGCTGAGTTTCATCTGTTTACTTTACATTCCGGGGTGGCAGACCAAGATCAATCGTCTCCGGGTCGATAA
- a CDS encoding CPBP family intramembrane glutamic endopeptidase, with amino-acid sequence MKKFDIRNIRFRKVTIDEIDDRMLLVNLYATQAVTFIIGLIWIFFQHRNPFFMYLFPVNSIFLLWGLGLALLVIAVDLLVSRFVPEEAGDDGGVNERIFKSRPVWHIVLLSFIVAVCEETLFRGAIQHNIGPYWTSIVFAAIHVRYLRHWIPTGLVFSISYALGWIYIQTGTLWAPILAHFVIDMVMGLVIRFRREE; translated from the coding sequence ATGAAAAAATTCGACATTCGCAATATTCGATTCAGAAAAGTAACGATCGATGAGATTGATGACCGTATGCTGCTGGTCAATTTGTACGCAACACAAGCGGTTACATTTATTATCGGATTAATATGGATTTTTTTTCAGCATCGAAACCCTTTTTTTATGTACTTATTTCCGGTTAATTCGATATTTCTGCTTTGGGGCCTGGGGCTTGCCTTACTCGTTATTGCGGTAGATTTGCTCGTATCGCGATTTGTCCCTGAGGAAGCGGGAGATGACGGTGGCGTTAACGAGCGGATTTTCAAAAGCCGGCCGGTATGGCATATCGTTCTGCTGTCCTTTATCGTCGCCGTTTGCGAGGAAACGCTTTTTCGCGGTGCGATTCAGCATAATATAGGTCCTTACTGGACCAGTATCGTGTTTGCGGCTATACATGTTCGTTATTTGCGGCACTGGATTCCGACCGGTCTCGTATTTTCAATCAGCTATGCGCTTGGATGGATTTACATCCAAACCGGGACGTTATGGGCCCCGATTCTGGCGCATTTTGTCATTGACATGGTCATGGGATTGGTCATTCGATTTCGGAGGGAAGAATGA
- a CDS encoding rhodanese-like domain-containing protein: MEQWIDVEPEAFLALIKEGKLTRDQVIDVREQIEWDYYHLEPSTLMPLNTIPVRVGELPADKPVYLICAHGIRSVTACRYLHEKGFGNLRNVEGGMAAVALFQGFQYD; encoded by the coding sequence ATGGAACAATGGATAGATGTGGAACCGGAAGCTTTTCTTGCTCTTATTAAGGAAGGAAAACTGACAAGGGATCAGGTAATTGATGTGAGGGAGCAGATTGAATGGGACTATTATCACTTGGAGCCGTCGACGCTTATGCCGCTGAATACGATTCCAGTGCGGGTCGGGGAGCTCCCGGCGGATAAGCCTGTTTATCTGATTTGCGCGCATGGCATCAGAAGCGTAACTGCATGCAGATATCTGCATGAAAAAGGCTTCGGCAACCTCCGCAATGTAGAGGGCGGAATGGCGGCCGTAGCCTTGTTTCAGGGATTTCAATACGATTGA
- the serA gene encoding phosphoglycerate dehydrogenase — translation MFKVLVSDPISDLGIQKLVDAEDVAVDKKPGLSEDELVAIIGEYDALLVRSQTRVTARIMEAGKQLKVVGRAGVGVDNIDLDAATQRGIIVINAPDGNTITTCEHTFAMMMAVARHIPQAYLKTVGGEWDRKSFLGVELRNKVLGVLGMGRIGSEVAKRAKAFGMEIWGYDPFLTEDRAEKLGIRLSSVDDIVRNADFMTVHTPLTPETRHMISRPQFEVMKKGMRIINCARGGIIDELALVEAVDEGIVAGAAFDVFESEPPAADHPFLTHPKIIVTPHLGASTVEAQENVAIDVSEQVLNILRGKPFTNAVNMPPIPANVLNILQPYFSLGEKLGSFAAQLTEGAVEEIIVNFAGELAEVDTQPLTRYIVRGVLSHHLGSELVNVVNSMHLAKERSVNIVVQKSHTSRDFTNLVSVSLRSKKEERLVAGTLLTGYGPRIVQIDKFPVDVAPEGNLILVSHNDKPGIIGRVGTLLGSNDVNIAAMQVGRKIVGGAAIMILSVDKGAPKTVLAEIAKLPDLNNAKEINLF, via the coding sequence ATGTTTAAAGTACTAGTCTCAGACCCTATCAGTGATCTTGGCATCCAAAAGCTTGTTGACGCCGAAGACGTCGCCGTTGACAAGAAGCCTGGTTTAAGCGAGGACGAGCTCGTCGCCATTATCGGCGAATACGACGCCCTCCTCGTTCGCAGCCAAACGCGGGTCACCGCACGCATTATGGAAGCGGGCAAGCAGCTTAAAGTAGTAGGACGGGCAGGTGTCGGTGTCGACAATATCGACCTCGACGCAGCGACGCAGCGCGGAATTATCGTTATTAACGCTCCGGACGGCAATACCATTACCACATGCGAGCACACATTTGCCATGATGATGGCAGTTGCCAGGCATATCCCGCAAGCATACCTGAAAACCGTCGGCGGCGAATGGGACCGTAAATCGTTTCTTGGCGTTGAGCTGCGCAATAAAGTACTCGGCGTCCTCGGAATGGGACGGATCGGCAGTGAAGTGGCCAAGCGCGCCAAAGCGTTCGGTATGGAAATATGGGGTTATGACCCGTTTCTGACCGAAGACCGTGCAGAGAAGCTCGGCATTCGTCTTTCATCGGTGGACGATATCGTACGGAATGCCGATTTCATGACCGTGCACACTCCGCTTACGCCGGAAACGCGTCATATGATATCGCGTCCGCAGTTCGAAGTGATGAAGAAAGGCATGCGCATCATCAACTGCGCGCGCGGAGGCATTATTGACGAGCTGGCGCTTGTTGAAGCAGTGGATGAAGGTATTGTAGCCGGTGCGGCATTCGACGTATTCGAATCTGAGCCGCCGGCCGCTGACCATCCTTTCCTTACGCACCCGAAAATTATCGTCACGCCCCACCTTGGCGCATCGACCGTCGAAGCGCAGGAGAACGTTGCTATTGACGTCTCCGAGCAAGTATTGAATATTCTTCGCGGTAAACCGTTTACCAATGCCGTCAATATGCCGCCTATTCCGGCTAACGTGCTCAATATTCTCCAGCCTTACTTTTCACTTGGCGAGAAGCTCGGCAGCTTTGCGGCACAGCTTACGGAGGGCGCAGTCGAAGAAATAATCGTCAACTTCGCGGGCGAGCTGGCTGAGGTCGACACCCAGCCATTAACGCGTTACATCGTACGCGGCGTTCTGTCTCACCATCTGGGCTCCGAGCTTGTCAATGTCGTGAATTCCATGCATCTTGCCAAAGAACGCAGCGTCAATATCGTCGTTCAAAAATCGCATACGTCCCGCGACTTTACAAATCTCGTTAGCGTCTCGCTCCGTTCGAAGAAGGAAGAGCGCCTTGTCGCAGGCACATTGCTGACCGGTTACGGACCGCGTATCGTACAAATCGATAAATTTCCTGTCGATGTTGCGCCGGAAGGGAATCTCATTCTCGTATCGCATAATGATAAACCGGGTATCATCGGCCGGGTCGGGACTCTTCTCGGCAGCAATGATGTGAACATAGCAGCGATGCAGGTCGGACGTAAAATTGTCGGCGGTGCCGCTATTATGATCCTTTCCGTAGATAAAGGCGCGCCGAAGACTGTTCTCGCTGAAATCGCGAAGCTGCCGGATCTCAACAACGCGAAAGAAATCAACTTGTTCTAA
- a CDS encoding ATP-binding protein, producing MIWRSVVGKLWITIIGLVAVVLLILGMFLLQYIDIAFTKYQHEIKVLFVYTAIIGFLLSTFFAFFLSTKITQPLLQMKKAADLISQGEYRTRVPIRSSDEIGELANTFNHMAAELDTLIRDLNHEKEHLGSVLRSMADAVVTFDAAGQVILANPHGQQLIDRWNDLQWSEEETSGNGTRNRARSQVPGPLFELYRTVLRQGRDMTDKVHVQSGVWSVVMAPLKSNDSVRGAVAVMRDVTEESKLEKLRRDFVANVSHEIRTPLSMLQGYSEALLDDIAASPEERKELVQVIHDESLRMGRLVKDLLDLARMEAGHVEMNLGKVDLESLVKRVHRKFLVYAKESGIDLNCRLPNAPLVIEAADEDRLEQVLTNLLDNAMRHTPRGARITLSCSVGSINNIAYVQLKVQDEGQGIPEEDLPYIFERFYKADKARTRGASSGGTGLGLAIVKNIVESHNGRIEVESTVGKGTTFTLLLPVEAAK from the coding sequence ATGATATGGAGAAGCGTTGTAGGCAAGCTGTGGATTACGATTATTGGCCTTGTAGCGGTCGTCCTGCTCATTTTGGGGATGTTTCTGCTGCAGTATATCGACATTGCGTTTACCAAATATCAGCATGAAATAAAGGTTTTGTTTGTTTATACCGCGATAATCGGTTTTTTGCTCTCCACCTTCTTTGCTTTTTTCTTATCTACGAAGATTACACAACCGCTGCTGCAAATGAAAAAGGCGGCGGACCTTATTTCGCAAGGCGAATACCGGACCCGTGTTCCGATTCGCTCGTCCGACGAGATCGGCGAGCTGGCCAATACCTTTAACCATATGGCGGCCGAGCTCGATACGCTTATCCGCGATTTGAATCACGAGAAGGAGCATCTCGGAAGCGTTCTCCGAAGCATGGCTGATGCGGTCGTTACCTTCGACGCGGCGGGACAGGTCATACTCGCAAATCCCCACGGTCAGCAGCTGATTGATCGCTGGAACGATTTGCAGTGGTCCGAGGAGGAGACATCCGGAAACGGCACCCGAAACCGCGCCCGCAGCCAAGTCCCTGGGCCGCTTTTCGAGCTTTACCGGACGGTTCTGCGGCAAGGCCGGGATATGACCGATAAGGTGCATGTTCAAAGCGGCGTATGGTCGGTCGTTATGGCGCCGCTTAAGTCCAACGACTCGGTACGAGGGGCTGTTGCCGTAATGCGTGATGTAACCGAGGAGTCGAAGCTGGAGAAGCTGCGGCGCGACTTCGTGGCCAATGTCTCTCATGAAATTCGGACGCCGCTCTCTATGCTGCAGGGCTACAGCGAAGCGCTGCTGGATGACATTGCGGCTTCACCGGAGGAACGTAAGGAGCTGGTGCAAGTCATTCATGACGAGTCGCTGCGGATGGGACGGCTTGTTAAAGATCTGCTTGATTTGGCCAGAATGGAGGCCGGTCATGTCGAGATGAATCTCGGGAAGGTGGACCTCGAGAGTCTCGTGAAGCGGGTACATCGCAAGTTTCTTGTCTATGCGAAGGAAAGCGGAATAGATCTTAACTGCCGGCTGCCGAATGCTCCACTCGTCATTGAAGCAGCAGATGAGGACAGGCTTGAGCAGGTGCTGACGAACCTTCTTGATAACGCTATGCGCCATACGCCGCGCGGCGCGCGAATTACGCTTTCGTGCAGTGTGGGATCGATCAATAATATCGCCTACGTACAGCTGAAGGTGCAGGATGAAGGGCAGGGTATTCCCGAGGAAGATTTGCCCTATATCTTCGAAAGGTTCTATAAAGCAGATAAAGCGCGTACTCGCGGAGCCTCCTCCGGAGGTACCGGACTCGGCCTCGCGATCGTAAAAAATATCGTCGAGTCGCATAATGGCCGAATCGAAGTTGAAAGCACGGTCGGCAAAGGAACGACATTTACGCTGCTCCTTCCTGTCGAAGCAGCAAAATAA
- a CDS encoding response regulator transcription factor, with protein MSEQLNRILVVDDEERIRRLLKMYLEKEGYSIEEAEDGETALRLATVSDFDLILLDVMLPGIDGIEVCSRLRQVKATPVIMLTAKGEEMNRVQGFEVGADDYVVKPFSPREVIYRVKAILRRSSATAFLTKEAMTSNNIVFPHLIIEHDAHRVMAGGHEVSLTPKEYELLHYLAISPDKVFSREELLKDVWNYEFFGDLRTVDTHVKRLREKLNKVSPEAASMITTVWGVGYKLEVPK; from the coding sequence ATGTCCGAACAGCTTAACCGCATTCTCGTCGTTGATGATGAAGAACGAATTCGCAGGTTGCTCAAAATGTATTTGGAGAAGGAAGGGTATTCCATCGAAGAAGCGGAGGACGGCGAGACCGCGCTTCGGCTTGCGACTGTCAGCGATTTCGATTTGATTTTGCTTGACGTTATGCTGCCGGGTATCGACGGTATCGAAGTATGCTCGCGACTCCGCCAGGTAAAGGCGACGCCCGTCATTATGCTGACCGCAAAGGGCGAGGAAATGAACCGGGTTCAGGGATTCGAAGTCGGTGCAGACGATTACGTGGTCAAGCCCTTCAGTCCGCGCGAGGTCATTTACCGGGTTAAAGCAATTTTGCGCCGCTCGTCGGCGACGGCATTCCTCACTAAAGAAGCGATGACAAGCAACAACATCGTATTTCCGCATTTAATTATCGAGCATGACGCGCACCGCGTTATGGCCGGCGGTCATGAGGTGAGCTTGACGCCGAAGGAATACGAGCTGCTTCACTATTTGGCTATATCGCCCGATAAGGTGTTCTCCCGCGAGGAGCTGCTGAAGGACGTCTGGAATTACGAGTTTTTCGGCGATTTGCGCACAGTCGACACTCATGTCAAACGGCTTCGCGAGAAACTGAATAAAGTTTCGCCTGAAGCGGCTTCCATGATCACGACGGTTTGGGGCGTCGGCTACAAGCTTGAGGTGCCGAAGTAA
- the ccsB gene encoding c-type cytochrome biogenesis protein CcsB, which yields MRLLDFSSDSFLVAFFLYCFGFIFYAITVAGAQFSNRDPKAHIRRWGRIAFIVSLLGFIAHLTFFITRWIGGGHIPTSNMYEFMTFLAMAVMFAFIIVFAIYRKPLIGLFTLPLVVFIVAYASVFPQEVQPLIPALNSYWLRIHVTTAALGEAFFGVGFATAFMYLLRTVDFRETGLRARRSQRWVEFLMFVAVIMVAFIVTVFGFRGMGYEAKFTQETVSVDSQGTESTSTADVDYSMPPIFKPYNSQVVSMDTFLGMKDAPLETPHWMKGVDAARKLNTIVWSIIGGLVLYGLIRLIIRRPIASVIHPLTRAIDPDDLDEISYRAIAIGYPIFTLGALVFAMIWAYEAWSRFWGWDPKEVWALITWLYYTAYLHLRLSRGWHGSKSAWLGVIGFVVVMFTLIGVNLVLVGLHSYAGVD from the coding sequence GTGAGGTTACTTGATTTCAGCAGCGATTCGTTTCTGGTCGCCTTTTTCTTATACTGCTTCGGATTCATATTTTACGCGATTACCGTCGCGGGGGCGCAGTTCAGCAACCGGGATCCCAAAGCGCATATACGGCGTTGGGGGCGAATAGCTTTCATCGTCTCGCTGCTCGGCTTTATCGCCCATTTGACATTTTTCATTACGCGCTGGATCGGCGGCGGTCACATCCCGACCAGCAACATGTACGAATTCATGACCTTTCTTGCGATGGCGGTCATGTTCGCCTTCATCATCGTGTTTGCTATTTACCGCAAGCCATTGATCGGCTTGTTCACGCTTCCGCTCGTCGTTTTCATCGTCGCCTATGCATCGGTGTTTCCGCAGGAGGTACAGCCGCTTATACCTGCACTGAACTCTTACTGGCTGCGCATTCATGTAACGACCGCCGCACTTGGCGAAGCCTTCTTCGGGGTTGGCTTTGCCACGGCATTCATGTACCTGCTCAGAACGGTCGATTTCAGGGAGACCGGTCTTCGGGCGAGACGTTCCCAGCGCTGGGTCGAGTTTCTAATGTTCGTCGCGGTCATAATGGTGGCATTCATCGTCACCGTATTCGGCTTTCGCGGCATGGGCTATGAAGCCAAATTCACGCAGGAAACGGTCAGCGTGGATTCGCAGGGTACGGAGAGTACGAGTACCGCGGATGTTGATTATTCGATGCCGCCGATTTTCAAGCCGTACAACAGTCAAGTCGTCTCCATGGATACGTTCCTTGGCATGAAGGACGCTCCGCTCGAAACGCCTCACTGGATGAAAGGCGTAGATGCGGCGCGCAAGCTTAATACGATCGTCTGGTCAATTATTGGCGGCCTTGTACTATATGGTCTAATCCGGCTAATTATCCGCAGACCGATCGCGTCGGTCATTCACCCGCTTACGCGGGCGATCGATCCCGACGACCTTGATGAAATAAGCTACAGGGCCATTGCCATAGGCTATCCGATATTCACGCTTGGTGCGCTCGTATTCGCGATGATTTGGGCGTATGAAGCCTGGTCGCGCTTCTGGGGCTGGGATCCGAAGGAAGTGTGGGCGCTTATCACATGGCTCTATTACACCGCTTATCTTCACCTGCGCCTTTCGCGCGGCTGGCACGGATCGAAGTCCGCATGGCTTGGCGTTATCGGATTTGTCGTCGTCATGTTCACGCTTATCGGCGTCAACCTGGTCCTTGTCGGTCTGCATTCGTATGCCGGAGTTGACTAA
- a CDS encoding cytochrome c biogenesis protein ResB, producing the protein MLDFENTKCECGHQNPVDTVLCENCGKPLEEAEAELDTPLEMRYDGIARRSQKSNPSIIDRVWNFFSSVKVAVRLIVITLLASMIGTIFTQENAFVSFDPSTYYEERYGWIGEWYYKLGFSNTYESWWFIGLLVMIGTSLVICSLDRVLPLYRALNKQQIRKHMQFLTRQRTVYTGELTGSAEGWTARMAEQLKRKRYRVHTDGSALLAEKNRFSRWGPYINHIGLIVFLLAVLLRSIPGWSMDNYVTIPEGDTVQIPDTNYYIKNEKFTLEYYSDAELPKELKGTARAKLYETKAVLYECTADCDDPAAGPKLKEEMRHNIIVNDPLSYKGLKAYQFGYDDAPKLKAVRPVLIDKKTGKTYGPFELEMRNPQLNYTLGPYTLELKQTYMDFALDDKGQPTTKSREPNAPAFVFLIKGPDLPESGEPYMYFPKQIDKEKFSQDVINGEIGKRFELKVPSMEGVTFAGIVSSLNIRTDRAMPFIWFGAGISMFGLLIGTYWQHRRVWARVDDGRVTLGAHTNKNNYGMRADVASALSGTGIVVEPKSLDNGGNKA; encoded by the coding sequence TTGTTGGATTTTGAAAATACAAAGTGCGAATGCGGCCACCAGAACCCGGTCGACACCGTGCTTTGCGAAAACTGCGGCAAACCGCTGGAGGAAGCGGAAGCGGAGCTTGATACACCGCTTGAGATGCGCTATGACGGAATTGCCCGCCGGTCTCAGAAAAGCAATCCTTCGATAATCGACCGTGTATGGAATTTCTTTTCCTCCGTCAAGGTAGCCGTTCGCCTGATTGTCATTACGCTGCTTGCTTCAATGATCGGCACAATCTTTACCCAGGAGAATGCGTTTGTTTCATTTGATCCTTCCACTTATTATGAGGAGCGTTACGGCTGGATCGGCGAATGGTATTACAAGCTCGGCTTTTCGAACACATACGAGTCGTGGTGGTTTATCGGTCTGCTTGTCATGATCGGAACATCACTTGTCATTTGCAGTCTCGACCGTGTTCTTCCTTTGTACCGGGCGCTTAACAAGCAGCAGATACGCAAACATATGCAGTTTTTAACCAGGCAAAGAACCGTCTACACCGGAGAACTGACCGGGAGCGCCGAAGGATGGACGGCCCGGATGGCTGAGCAGCTGAAGCGGAAACGCTACCGTGTCCATACCGACGGGTCAGCGCTCCTGGCAGAGAAAAACAGATTCAGCCGGTGGGGACCTTATATTAACCATATCGGATTGATCGTATTTCTGCTCGCCGTGCTGCTTCGCTCCATTCCAGGCTGGTCGATGGACAACTATGTCACCATCCCGGAAGGCGATACGGTGCAAATTCCGGATACGAATTATTACATCAAAAATGAAAAGTTTACGCTTGAGTATTACAGTGACGCCGAACTTCCCAAGGAATTAAAAGGTACGGCGCGCGCAAAGCTTTACGAGACAAAGGCTGTTCTGTACGAATGCACGGCTGATTGCGACGACCCCGCTGCCGGGCCGAAGCTGAAGGAAGAAATGCGGCATAATATCATCGTAAACGATCCGCTTTCCTATAAGGGGCTCAAAGCATATCAGTTCGGCTATGACGATGCGCCCAAGCTTAAGGCGGTAAGGCCCGTGCTGATCGATAAAAAAACCGGAAAGACTTACGGACCTTTCGAGCTGGAAATGCGCAATCCGCAGCTTAATTATACGCTTGGGCCTTATACGCTCGAATTGAAACAAACCTATATGGATTTTGCTCTTGATGATAAGGGCCAGCCGACGACCAAATCCCGTGAACCGAACGCACCGGCCTTCGTTTTCCTTATTAAAGGGCCGGACCTGCCTGAAAGCGGAGAGCCATACATGTATTTTCCTAAGCAAATCGATAAGGAAAAGTTCAGTCAGGATGTCATCAACGGCGAAATCGGCAAGCGCTTCGAGCTGAAAGTACCGTCGATGGAAGGCGTAACGTTCGCCGGAATCGTAAGCTCCCTTAATATCCGGACGGACAGGGCGATGCCGTTCATCTGGTTCGGGGCCGGAATCTCAATGTTCGGCCTGCTCATCGGTACCTACTGGCAGCATCGGCGTGTCTGGGCTCGGGTCGATGACGGACGTGTGACGCTCGGCGCACATACCAACAAAAACAATTACGGCATGCGTGCCGACGTCGCATCCGCCTTAAGCGGTACGGGCATCGTCGTAGAGCCGAAGTCGCTCGATAACGGAGGGAACAAAGCGTGA
- a CDS encoding redoxin family protein, translated as MKSYRRITQIVIFLGVLLLGGYAIGNALFSPSDGLPRKGDKPPDFALLGSDGKTHRLSDYEGKALVINFWGTFCPGCVTETPDLQKQYEKQGDKPFEIVGINLGEDNLTVNNFIKQFGVSYSILLDDNRKVERKYGLKSYPTTFFVKPSGEIMDIFVGPMTENDIDERVTKLLQS; from the coding sequence GTGAAATCTTACCGCAGAATTACTCAGATCGTTATCTTTCTCGGCGTCCTGCTGCTTGGAGGCTATGCGATCGGCAATGCCCTTTTCTCACCTAGCGACGGGCTTCCGAGGAAAGGGGATAAGCCGCCGGACTTCGCATTGCTGGGAAGCGACGGCAAGACGCATCGGCTCTCCGATTACGAAGGGAAGGCTCTCGTCATTAATTTCTGGGGCACCTTTTGCCCGGGATGCGTGACGGAAACCCCTGATTTGCAGAAGCAGTACGAGAAGCAAGGGGACAAGCCGTTCGAAATTGTCGGAATCAACTTGGGGGAAGACAACTTGACCGTGAACAATTTCATTAAGCAGTTCGGGGTTAGTTACTCTATTCTGCTTGACGATAATCGAAAGGTGGAGCGCAAGTACGGGTTGAAGTCATACCCGACAACCTTTTTTGTGAAGCCAAGCGGAGAGATTATGGACATTTTCGTCGGGCCGATGACGGAGAATGACATTGACGAGCGCGTCACGAAACTGCTTCAGTCCTAA